CAAGCCATATCACTTTAAAGCCTGCCAAACCACGCTTTCTTTCCAATAGGAAATTGATCTCATCCTTGAAAATCCCACATGCTATTAAAACCTTGTCCGCTTTCATAGACCACATCCTTTAGGTTGAAACTGTTGGTACTTATTTGTATTGCGCTCCTACCTTCTCTGTACAATTATTGGTCACGGCACTTTACAAATTAAAAAGTCAAAACCATGAATCCTTCCTTGAGATGTCGTGTTAAGGGTTCTCCCATATAAATAACCTGGCACCCGAGTTCTTCGAGTTTTTCAGATACTCCATACCTGTCAGCGCAGGCCTTACACGCCAACGTTTCAACACCAACCTTCTTCATTTCGACGAGTTCGGTCTGCAGTTTGAGGTCCTCTGAAAGTAGCTTCGCAGATGGTCCCCAAACTATCATTTTGACAGTGCCCCACCACCCTTTGATCATAGAATTTTTACAATACATAAATACCATGTTCAGGGCGACGTCTGGGTCTTGTGAACTCCATACGACCACGAGGGAATCGTGAAAGTCACTTTTCATGGGAATCGACTCCTTCCGCGTTTATAGACTCCAGAAAATGGCGGTGGACCTGGAGACAGGAGATATACCGCCCCCAGGCCACCCTCCGGACTCGGAAAGCATGTCACATAATGCTTTCCACATGACCAATTAGTGACTATAATCAGAGCGTTATCCTATTTTGTTTCCTGCGTTGGGACCAGGAGACTGATCATAAATCTCTTCAACTGTGATCTTTGCCACGTATTTGGGCTCGGGGAGCGGTTTTGGCGCCTTCTTCAGTTCCTCTCTTACCTTCTCGTAAATTGGACCGCTGTCGATAAGCTCCGCTTTTCCCTTGAATTGATACCCAATGAATTTTTCATGGTCTACAAGGGTTACTGCGACCTTTGGATTGTTCCTGAGATTGTCCCTGGTTTTGAGAGAAAAGAGATCGGCAAAAATAATCGTGTTTTCGTCCAGCACCTGAATAGTGCCTTTGGGAGTGACATTGGGCATGCCCTCCTGATTAGCGGTGGCTACCCAACCCAGCTTGCCCTTTACAAATTCCTGCAATTCTTTGGAAATACTTGACGCCATGATTACCTCCTGTGTCATAATATGTTTTTAAAACACGAAAACGCCTATAATTCGGCCAGCAATAAGTCCTTTGTCTTTATCGTGTTTCACCTCCTTTCCGTGGGTGTGGTCACACTCCACTGTTACATTGCCAGTTGTCCACGCAGACGGTCAGCGATTACACGTCCGAGATCATGTGCCTGCTGCCATGTTTCTGTTTGGTTTTCAACGTTGCTGAATTTCTCGGATGTCACGGTCGTGTCCTCACCGAATATCCAAGGAAGAGCGCTCATGGGGCATGTCTCACCATAACCGCATACCATACATTCGGGATTGCCAACCGCTTTCAATTGGCCCAATACCGCCATCCCTTCAAGTTTAAGCGCATGAGAGATTTGATCGGCCGCCTCATTAAGACCGGGCGCTCCACGTCCTATCCCCGTAGCGACAACAACAGCCAGTTTTCCTCTGTTAAGAC
The DNA window shown above is from Desulfatirhabdium butyrativorans DSM 18734 and carries:
- a CDS encoding DsrE family protein produces the protein MKSDFHDSLVVVWSSQDPDVALNMVFMYCKNSMIKGWWGTVKMIVWGPSAKLLSEDLKLQTELVEMKKVGVETLACKACADRYGVSEKLEELGCQVIYMGEPLTRHLKEGFMVLTF
- a CDS encoding pyridoxamine 5'-phosphate oxidase family protein, with the translated sequence MASSISKELQEFVKGKLGWVATANQEGMPNVTPKGTIQVLDENTIIFADLFSLKTRDNLRNNPKVAVTLVDHEKFIGYQFKGKAELIDSGPIYEKVREELKKAPKPLPEPKYVAKITVEEIYDQSPGPNAGNKIG
- a CDS encoding flavodoxin family protein, encoding MRTQIIGISGSPIQNSNTDRLIQAVLKATGLSAEFIKLSKTRIGPCIACLGCKKDNICKVEDDFPAIAEKVLNAGALVVGGYSPYGGVDGFTKAFLERLFSLRHQNGLNRGKLAVVVATGIGRGAPGLNEAADQISHALKLEGMAVLGQLKAVGNPECMVCGYGETCPMSALPWIFGEDTTVTSEKFSNVENQTETWQQAHDLGRVIADRLRGQLAM